Proteins co-encoded in one Halococcoides cellulosivorans genomic window:
- a CDS encoding N-6 DNA methylase: MKEELREQAWDTLHQQYDENRIVEKPELLHTSARPDFGIRHEDSRDLLVLVNVSSMRTRHRRREDIESLKRMLNKADVAFGALISDNIEYIFELTEYDGEQVEREIPDYPDSRDSEFEEMLSAAELEFRLWRAADILRDQMPQNEYSYQLFHALFRKWIANEHGEEIDIQAIDERWLDEKDSQIEDRFSAYTPSVAPRNVEVHRQILRAFEEVNLSAIQPSAARAFVELVESSRSDSASMTPIRVADALVDLARPADGDLFLDPAGGIGNVAREAAHRGADVLAVDINPEAVNSGLFLSAVHDVDVSYTVADFLEAAQSNSSTLPDDLDKVVIDPPFGLHYEQPDGSHVRNAEELFIRESLKRLKPGGTVTVAVPQGSLFKRQWADFRDLITDEYRLSTIIEVNKPVFQHTAVPTAIIQIVNEPAEDSSEVEYDIVSESDAERGLARSVDNILKSSTPSLQIRELREGSFLPSEIIGRQEIVERINDNYTQLDIVELGDRANDIRSGINPSESSTEQTPNTVPFLRPKDVNDGGPEEYIPAEEANVIADIGDVLVSVKGSPSVVHAPREAIVPSSSWAVIRVESPDVALVYATYIDSELGRDQLEMMRGGSSIPYISLRRLRELLVPDFKDSEIIEKASEIRSLKEEIQDHERRREALENEIEDLV, encoded by the coding sequence ATGAAAGAGGAACTCCGAGAGCAGGCATGGGACACCCTGCACCAACAGTACGACGAGAACCGTATCGTTGAGAAGCCAGAACTGCTACATACATCCGCTAGACCTGATTTTGGGATCCGCCATGAAGACAGTCGAGATCTGCTCGTCTTGGTCAACGTTAGTTCCATGAGGACCCGGCACCGGAGACGTGAAGATATCGAGTCTCTCAAACGGATGTTAAATAAAGCAGATGTCGCGTTTGGAGCTCTAATTTCAGACAATATAGAATATATTTTCGAACTAACTGAATATGATGGAGAACAAGTGGAGCGAGAGATTCCGGATTACCCAGATAGCCGGGATAGCGAGTTCGAAGAGATGTTATCAGCGGCAGAACTCGAATTCCGCTTGTGGCGTGCTGCGGATATTTTGCGCGACCAGATGCCCCAGAATGAATATTCCTACCAGCTATTTCACGCACTCTTCCGAAAATGGATAGCAAACGAGCATGGGGAGGAAATCGATATTCAAGCTATCGACGAACGGTGGCTTGACGAAAAAGACTCTCAAATTGAAGATCGGTTTTCGGCGTACACACCAAGCGTTGCCCCCCGTAACGTTGAGGTTCATCGTCAGATTCTCCGGGCCTTCGAGGAGGTGAACCTTAGTGCGATTCAGCCAAGTGCTGCCCGGGCTTTCGTGGAACTCGTCGAATCATCCCGTTCAGATTCTGCATCGATGACACCGATTCGCGTTGCTGATGCACTTGTTGACCTTGCTAGGCCTGCTGATGGGGATCTCTTTCTGGATCCGGCGGGGGGAATCGGGAATGTTGCTCGTGAAGCTGCCCATCGAGGAGCCGACGTCTTGGCGGTCGATATCAACCCTGAGGCTGTGAATAGTGGTCTCTTTCTCAGTGCGGTCCACGACGTCGATGTATCGTACACTGTGGCTGATTTCTTGGAGGCTGCTCAATCCAACAGCTCTACTCTTCCTGATGATCTCGATAAAGTTGTTATTGACCCACCATTCGGGCTTCATTACGAGCAACCGGATGGGTCCCATGTCCGGAATGCCGAAGAATTGTTCATCCGAGAGTCGCTTAAACGATTGAAACCAGGCGGCACAGTTACCGTTGCCGTTCCTCAAGGAAGTTTATTCAAGCGTCAGTGGGCAGATTTCCGTGACTTGATCACGGACGAGTACCGACTTTCGACCATAATCGAAGTGAATAAGCCTGTTTTTCAGCACACTGCTGTCCCGACTGCAATTATCCAGATTGTCAACGAACCTGCTGAGGACTCATCTGAAGTTGAGTATGATATCGTTTCAGAATCAGACGCAGAGCGGGGACTGGCAAGATCCGTCGATAATATCTTGAAGTCTTCCACTCCATCACTGCAAATCCGAGAGTTACGCGAGGGGTCGTTCCTCCCGAGCGAGATTATTGGTAGACAAGAAATTGTTGAACGAATTAATGATAATTACACCCAGCTGGATATTGTTGAACTTGGGGATAGAGCCAATGATATCCGATCAGGGATTAATCCCTCAGAATCGTCTACGGAGCAGACTCCGAACACAGTTCCTTTCCTACGCCCCAAGGACGTAAACGATGGTGGTCCAGAAGAGTATATACCTGCAGAAGAAGCAAATGTAATTGCGGATATTGGTGATGTTCTTGTATCCGTAAAGGGGTCTCCATCTGTCGTTCATGCACCCAGAGAAGCTATTGTTCCTTCCTCAAGTTGGGCTGTCATCCGAGTTGAGTCCCCAGACGTTGCGTTGGTCTATGCAACCTACATTGATTCAGAACTTGGCCGAGACCAGTTAGAAATGATGCGTGGTGGTTCGAGCATTCCATATATCTCGCTACGGCGTTTACGCGAGCTTCTCGTTCCCGACTTCAAAGACTCAGAAATCATAGAGAAAGCCTCGGAGATTCGCTCTCTCAAAGAAGAGATTCAAGACCATGAGCGGCGGCGTGAGGCGCTTGAAAATGAGATCGAGGATCTCGTGTGA
- a CDS encoding Kiwa anti-phage protein KwaB-like domain-containing protein, whose amino-acid sequence MSSASRSDARDQFDRLVDFLRRIEIVDTNELGIDLLLARLDEGSVEDYDYKFERISLDQEIPEELEGLFREKVESKRSALENESIRFSEYSLENRDRDQTFVQYEFSDNIPQFDNFGRLLEGQRFNHTTYTEPPKPEFQAIRLRDEDNDEMAIAFLHYSRRQIMGRTSWTRMKVGSEKHRKVDESLISIPDRVDAVYYDDLMYIFNQSKFEKVFDYLAEYERCADEVIDAIDDTDIPFHDFGMFKDAVYGNNRVLRLMYKVHERGTYEDLDSDDAKYIRDNFDTDVKFEENDEGEMAVKMDDKRDVWAVLRFFNDDHLDSPLTDEQYISLSKQDAG is encoded by the coding sequence ATGAGTTCAGCGAGCCGGAGCGACGCTCGAGATCAATTCGACAGACTGGTCGATTTTCTCCGACGGATTGAGATCGTCGATACCAACGAACTCGGGATCGATCTCCTACTGGCTCGTTTAGACGAAGGTAGCGTTGAGGATTACGACTACAAGTTCGAGCGCATCTCGTTAGATCAAGAGATTCCCGAGGAATTGGAGGGGCTGTTTCGCGAGAAGGTCGAAAGCAAGCGATCCGCACTGGAAAATGAGAGCATCCGTTTCTCGGAATACAGCCTCGAAAATCGCGATCGGGATCAGACCTTCGTCCAGTACGAGTTTTCCGACAACATCCCTCAGTTCGACAATTTCGGACGGTTGCTGGAAGGGCAGCGGTTCAACCATACCACATACACTGAACCACCTAAACCGGAATTCCAAGCAATCCGGTTGCGTGACGAGGATAATGATGAGATGGCGATTGCGTTTCTCCACTACAGTCGGCGGCAGATTATGGGGAGAACTTCTTGGACCCGCATGAAGGTCGGGAGTGAAAAACACAGAAAGGTAGACGAATCCCTAATCTCCATCCCCGACCGTGTCGATGCCGTCTACTACGACGATTTGATGTACATCTTCAACCAATCCAAGTTTGAGAAGGTCTTCGACTATCTGGCCGAATATGAACGCTGCGCCGACGAGGTCATCGACGCAATTGACGACACTGACATTCCCTTCCACGACTTCGGGATGTTCAAAGATGCTGTCTATGGAAACAACCGGGTTCTCCGGCTAATGTACAAGGTTCACGAGCGAGGGACTTACGAGGATTTGGACTCTGACGATGCGAAGTACATCCGGGACAATTTCGACACCGACGTGAAGTTTGAAGAGAACGATGAGGGAGAGATGGCGGTTAAAATGGACGACAAGCGGGATGTGTGGGCTGTACTTCGCTTCTTCAACGATGATCACCTTGACTCGCCACTCACAGACGAGCAGTACATCTCACTCTCAAAGCAAGACGCCGGATAG
- the pglX gene encoding BREX-5 system adenine-specific DNA-methyltransferase PglX, with translation MDGNSATPRKAQLDKEEREHLEDIVTEMRERVEANVRYQLDAYDLDERPDEDASLSDEEEDLVEAIELEAVDGNDWDDGYEQYITGVGYTIVNRLAALRCMEVRNFIDEEVTRFREDGLTPAADRLVTEEFMLEEEAVLDAYRNACDDLAEEIEILFDRSTAYSLIDPDDDTYEDLCGMLDEVSDEVWRADDVLGWVYEYYNIKLLDDLRRKGDREGLEPEDVPAANQFYTPHWVVRMLTDNSLGKLYLEDRGALQETVKRQDSMSPDERKNRPLTPDESPDIADFCTYLVPSEEEGEPPEFDGPEDIRVIDPACGSGHFLLYAFDVLERIYRAETDLDHAEIPREILRNNLYGVDLDMRACQLAAFNLYLKGRTRAEAEGANGFDMPEVGIVCADAKVVDVEGVEKVFDEVAGDDREVQQALDRILDAFEEVHGLGSLLDVRGTLGDLFEDDADVGGIQLTLGDDPRESHTLGQVLHSLHGAVEEHREADSFLAQDLRSFVRLLDILAQDHDVALMNPPYGSQNRMPDSVEEYVEENYQFRPEFYVNFYEICENLSVDNGRIGMLVPRSFMFKRTLQDFREGILRRGAGVDFLAEYGLGVLDNATVRTVGTVIKTGVEEEDEMTGRFIRLHDIDGSEKENVYLNEILSDTSGQDIQRFFEIDISEFAKVPGSPISYYTPEEIRALHDTETKIDAERAGIDGENIADAVQGLSSGNNDRFLRNHWETIGVEGYRPISRGGSDAWIQPHTTQTAYWNSGKEIKRTSGSLVRNEQYYGREGLTWTYIKETGRRFGYFPEDGLFDYAGSMLFPRGDRSLWSMLAVLNSNLYHALIISITIERHWNVGELGRLPWKDALEENSQLAEYARKQYELITQLRSGDPTSPYYEGPTLLLPNQSTQFYYSHPHLETIDTTQKDLPDGSPQDLKKSAREWEKKRLRLEGRIEKLASKMDALVFDLLGLSPDIREEAEQEIFLRTSESSEDREFPDPESVPEVPDNLDEQVKDLVHHFAMEAVREEDDGIIPLEGAENQADMLDRIVERFEDAYGEYAEDRLVEVDDILGAESAGDEAYPNLRSFIEDDLFAYHVDTMENTPIVWKLSTERLLADAKGEGFACFVDYHQFDASLFDRLSNQYLEPRKAELRDRLSAANQRRNDESLSTSDRADATDEFEFCSSALEQIAEFEAVMQELGATNERDFDADDRELVEELAPKVAAFREETAERIDTLAELREMNGEEWFQDTFSDGFWDKVDEWRDEWLDALEELEHACEEYAEPSDESVEAHLADLFDYFNWRLKGSDHYSSTGILFMTYYFEREGADLLNDDGGPFENLTEDERMLASLATGVNDASIIDEEYLEQVADDEDVDDVDDLPPLAEFKALAEEIDDRCQTVDKQVPSDWSDRALSEITTAGYQPNHKHGVVINITPLAEQSVVPEIIENKVL, from the coding sequence ATGGACGGGAATTCTGCCACACCACGGAAGGCCCAGCTCGACAAGGAAGAGCGCGAACATCTCGAAGACATCGTCACCGAGATGCGCGAGCGCGTCGAGGCAAACGTTCGTTACCAACTCGATGCGTACGACCTCGACGAGCGTCCCGACGAAGACGCGTCCCTGAGCGACGAGGAGGAAGACCTCGTCGAGGCCATCGAATTGGAAGCCGTCGACGGAAATGACTGGGATGACGGCTACGAGCAGTATATCACGGGCGTCGGTTACACCATCGTCAACCGGCTCGCTGCCCTCCGCTGTATGGAGGTTCGGAACTTCATCGACGAGGAGGTAACTCGGTTCCGTGAGGATGGACTCACGCCAGCAGCCGACCGACTGGTCACCGAGGAGTTCATGCTCGAGGAAGAAGCCGTCCTCGACGCCTACCGGAACGCGTGCGACGACCTCGCCGAGGAAATCGAGATTCTCTTCGACCGGTCGACTGCCTACAGTCTGATCGATCCCGACGACGACACCTACGAAGACCTCTGTGGGATGCTCGACGAGGTTTCTGACGAGGTCTGGCGTGCCGACGACGTGCTTGGCTGGGTCTACGAATACTACAACATCAAACTCCTCGACGATCTGCGTCGGAAGGGCGACCGCGAGGGGCTGGAGCCCGAAGACGTGCCGGCAGCGAACCAGTTCTACACGCCGCACTGGGTCGTGCGGATGCTTACCGACAATTCTCTCGGGAAACTCTATCTCGAAGATAGGGGGGCACTACAGGAGACCGTCAAGCGACAGGACTCGATGTCTCCCGACGAGCGCAAGAACCGCCCGCTCACCCCCGACGAATCTCCGGATATCGCGGACTTCTGCACCTATCTCGTTCCATCTGAAGAGGAAGGGGAGCCACCGGAGTTCGACGGCCCCGAAGACATTCGCGTCATCGACCCAGCCTGTGGGAGTGGACACTTCCTGTTGTACGCGTTCGACGTGCTGGAGCGCATCTACCGAGCCGAGACCGACCTCGACCACGCCGAGATTCCTCGGGAGATTCTGCGGAACAACCTCTACGGCGTTGACCTCGACATGCGGGCCTGCCAACTCGCCGCGTTCAACCTCTATCTGAAGGGGCGTACGCGTGCCGAAGCGGAGGGGGCGAATGGCTTCGATATGCCGGAGGTCGGCATCGTCTGTGCCGACGCGAAAGTGGTCGATGTTGAGGGTGTCGAGAAGGTGTTTGACGAGGTGGCTGGCGACGACCGAGAAGTGCAGCAGGCGCTTGACCGCATTCTCGACGCCTTTGAGGAAGTCCACGGTCTCGGCAGCCTGCTTGACGTACGCGGCACCCTCGGCGATTTGTTCGAAGACGACGCTGATGTCGGCGGTATCCAGTTGACTCTCGGTGACGACCCACGGGAGAGTCACACGCTCGGACAGGTGCTCCACAGTCTACATGGGGCTGTGGAGGAGCATCGAGAGGCTGATTCGTTTCTCGCACAAGACTTGCGGAGCTTCGTCCGATTACTAGATATTCTAGCACAAGACCATGACGTGGCGCTGATGAATCCTCCATACGGGTCGCAGAATCGCATGCCCGATTCTGTAGAGGAATATGTCGAAGAGAATTATCAATTCAGGCCAGAATTCTATGTAAATTTCTATGAAATATGCGAAAATCTGTCGGTAGATAACGGTCGTATCGGTATGCTTGTGCCGCGGTCGTTTATGTTCAAACGGACTCTGCAAGATTTCCGGGAAGGCATCTTGAGAAGAGGGGCAGGTGTGGACTTTTTGGCTGAATATGGTCTCGGAGTTTTGGATAATGCGACAGTCCGAACTGTTGGAACTGTTATCAAAACAGGAGTAGAGGAAGAAGATGAAATGACTGGTCGATTTATACGCCTTCATGATATTGACGGTTCTGAAAAAGAGAATGTCTACCTGAATGAGATTCTATCCGACACATCTGGCCAAGATATACAGAGGTTCTTTGAAATTGATATTTCTGAATTTGCCAAGGTTCCCGGATCTCCGATTTCATATTATACGCCGGAGGAAATCCGGGCTTTGCACGATACTGAGACAAAAATTGACGCTGAACGGGCAGGGATTGATGGAGAAAACATCGCTGATGCAGTTCAGGGCCTCTCTTCGGGGAACAATGACCGTTTTCTCCGAAATCACTGGGAAACAATAGGCGTAGAAGGTTACCGTCCGATTTCACGTGGTGGGTCGGATGCTTGGATACAGCCACACACAACTCAAACAGCATATTGGAACTCCGGAAAAGAAATAAAACGGACTTCTGGTTCGTTAGTACGGAACGAACAGTATTATGGCAGGGAAGGGCTCACTTGGACGTATATTAAGGAGACTGGCCGTAGATTCGGCTACTTCCCTGAAGACGGTCTTTTCGACTATGCAGGGTCAATGTTGTTCCCGCGAGGGGACAGATCCCTGTGGAGTATGCTGGCTGTTCTGAATTCTAATCTATATCACGCACTTATAATCTCGATTACAATTGAAAGACATTGGAATGTCGGAGAGTTGGGCAGACTTCCTTGGAAAGATGCTCTTGAAGAGAACAGCCAGTTAGCAGAATACGCAAGAAAGCAATACGAACTTATAACTCAGCTGCGAAGCGGAGACCCCACAAGTCCATATTATGAAGGGCCAACGCTTCTTCTTCCGAATCAATCTACTCAGTTTTACTACAGCCACCCACATCTAGAAACGATAGATACGACTCAGAAAGATCTCCCAGATGGAAGTCCACAGGATCTAAAGAAATCTGCCAGAGAGTGGGAGAAGAAACGACTGAGATTGGAGGGTCGTATAGAGAAGCTTGCATCGAAGATGGACGCTTTGGTGTTTGACCTCCTTGGTCTGAGTCCGGATATACGCGAGGAGGCAGAACAAGAAATCTTCCTCCGTACGTCCGAGTCATCAGAAGACCGAGAATTCCCCGATCCTGAATCTGTCCCCGAAGTCCCTGACAATCTCGACGAGCAGGTCAAAGACCTCGTCCACCACTTCGCAATGGAGGCCGTCCGCGAGGAAGATGACGGCATCATCCCACTCGAAGGCGCGGAAAACCAGGCAGACATGCTCGACCGCATTGTCGAGCGGTTCGAGGACGCGTACGGTGAGTACGCCGAAGACCGCCTCGTCGAGGTCGACGACATCCTCGGGGCCGAATCCGCCGGCGACGAGGCATATCCCAACCTCCGGTCGTTCATCGAGGACGACCTCTTCGCCTACCACGTCGATACGATGGAGAATACGCCCATCGTCTGGAAGCTCAGCACCGAACGCCTCCTTGCCGACGCGAAAGGCGAGGGCTTCGCGTGCTTCGTCGACTACCACCAGTTCGACGCCAGCCTGTTCGACCGCCTGAGCAACCAGTACCTCGAACCGCGGAAGGCCGAACTCCGCGACCGCCTGTCGGCAGCGAACCAGCGCCGGAACGACGAGTCACTCTCGACGAGCGACCGCGCCGATGCGACCGACGAGTTCGAGTTCTGTTCGAGTGCCCTCGAACAGATCGCCGAATTCGAAGCGGTGATGCAGGAACTCGGTGCCACCAACGAGCGGGACTTCGACGCGGACGACCGCGAACTCGTCGAGGAACTCGCACCCAAGGTCGCCGCGTTCCGCGAGGAGACCGCCGAGCGTATCGACACGCTCGCCGAACTCCGTGAGATGAACGGCGAGGAGTGGTTCCAGGACACTTTCTCCGATGGCTTCTGGGACAAGGTCGACGAATGGCGCGACGAGTGGCTGGACGCCCTCGAAGAACTCGAACACGCCTGCGAGGAGTACGCCGAGCCCAGCGACGAGTCAGTCGAGGCCCATCTCGCGGACCTCTTCGATTACTTCAACTGGCGGCTCAAGGGTTCGGATCACTACTCCAGCACGGGCATCCTCTTCATGACCTACTACTTCGAGCGAGAGGGTGCCGACTTGCTGAACGACGATGGGGGCCCCTTCGAGAATCTAACTGAGGACGAACGAATGCTTGCCTCGCTTGCGACGGGAGTCAACGATGCGTCCATAATCGACGAGGAGTATCTCGAGCAGGTTGCGGACGATGAAGATGTCGACGATGTCGATGACTTACCGCCGCTAGCGGAGTTCAAGGCGCTGGCCGAGGAGATCGACGACCGTTGCCAGACCGTCGATAAACAGGTTCCCTCCGATTGGTCTGATCGGGCGCTGTCGGAGATTACGACGGCCGGCTACCAGCCGAACCATAAGCACGGCGTCGTGATCAACATCACACCGCTTGCAGAGCAGAGTGTTGTTCCAGAGATAATTGAAAATAAGGTATTATAA
- a CDS encoding BREX protein BrxB domain-containing protein, with protein sequence MTSKRPLHDFTERLARFADGRRGIRNPFVIVPVQPKYERRVANRLVEWADNPHETEEFPKDGTVQVLRLDELLVETEVFDLAVDLGKETEPATIKDTMQDRLAEELVEVMVEEISAPNQQRHVVVLTHLGSLYPFTRASELLDELDRRNVQSTIGIPFPGDIVGGKLSFFGEESRNYYPAHQIDGRIEEVHLQ encoded by the coding sequence ATGACGAGCAAGCGACCGCTCCACGACTTCACGGAGCGACTCGCCCGGTTCGCGGACGGGAGACGCGGCATCCGGAACCCGTTCGTAATCGTCCCTGTCCAGCCGAAATACGAGCGACGCGTCGCCAACCGCCTCGTCGAGTGGGCTGACAACCCACACGAAACAGAAGAGTTCCCCAAAGATGGTACCGTCCAAGTTCTCCGCTTGGACGAGTTGCTGGTGGAGACCGAGGTGTTCGATCTCGCGGTTGACCTCGGCAAGGAGACCGAGCCGGCAACGATCAAGGACACGATGCAAGATCGACTCGCCGAAGAGCTGGTCGAGGTCATGGTCGAAGAAATTTCCGCTCCCAATCAGCAGCGTCACGTGGTCGTCTTGACCCATCTCGGAAGTCTCTATCCCTTCACGCGGGCCTCGGAGCTGCTGGACGAACTCGACCGTCGCAACGTCCAGTCGACGATCGGCATTCCGTTCCCCGGAGACATCGTCGGCGGGAAGTTGAGCTTTTTCGGCGAGGAATCGCGGAACTACTATCCCGCCCACCAGATCGACGGTCGTATCGAGGAGGTGCATCTCCAATGA